From one Esox lucius isolate fEsoLuc1 chromosome 11, fEsoLuc1.pri, whole genome shotgun sequence genomic stretch:
- the LOC117595240 gene encoding uncharacterized protein LOC117595240, translated as MHTMDMQGGERVMLKSGDMQGGERVMLKSGDMQGGERVMLKSGDMQGGERVMLKSGDMQGGERVMLKSGGMQGGERVMLKSGDMQGGERVMLKSGDMQGGERVMLKSGDMQGGERVMLKSGDMQGGERVMLKSGDMQGGERVMLKSGDMQGGERVMLKSGDMQGGERVMLKSGDMQGGERVMLKSGDMQGGERVMLKSGDMQGGERVMLKSGDMQGGERVMLKSGDMQGGERVMLKSGDMQGGERVMLKSGDMQGGERVMLKSGDMQGGERVMLKSGDMEGGERVMLKSGDMQGGERVMLIDGDSSTDDCRSLTHNVVTYVSPADMLITLR; from the exons ATGCATACAATGGATATGCAGGGAG GTGAGAGGGTTATGTTGAAGAGTGGGGATATGCAGGGAGGTGAGAGGGTTATGTTGAAGAGTGGGGATATGCAGGGAGGTGAGAGGGTTATGTTGAAGAGCGGGGATATGCAGGGAGGTGAGAGGGTTATGTTGAAGAGCGGGGATATGCAGGGAGGTGAGAGGGTTATGTTGAAGAGTGGGGGTATGCAGGGAGGTGAGAGGGTTATGTTGAAGAGTGGGGATATGCAGGGAGGTGAGAGGGTTATGTTGAAGAGCGGGGATATGCAGGGAGGTGAGAGGGTTATGTTGAAGAGTGGGGATATGCAGGGAGGTGAGAGGGTTATGTTGAAGAGTGGGGATATGCAGGGAGGTGAGAGGGTTATGTTGAAGAGTGGGGATATGCAGGGAGGTGAGAGGGTTATGTTGAAGAGTGGGGATATGCAGGGAGGTGAGAGGGTTATGTTGAAGAGTGGGGATATGCAGGGAGGTGAGAGGGTTATGTTGAAGAGTGGGGATATGCAGGGAGGTGAGAGGGTTATGTTGAAGAGTGGGGATATGCAGGGAGGTGAGAGGGTTATGTTGAAGAGTGGGGATATGCAGGGAGGTGAGAGGGTTATGTTGAAGAGTGGGGATATGCAGGGAGGTGAGAGGGTTATGTTGAAGAGTGGGGATATGCAGGGAGGTGAGAGGGTTATGTTGAAGAGTGGGGATATGCAGGGAGGTGAGAGGGTTATGTTGAAGAGTGGGGATATGCAGGGAGGTGAGAGGGTTATGTTGAAGAGTGGGGATATGCAGGGAGGTGAGAGGGTTATGTTGAAGAGCGGGGATATGgagggaggtgagagggttATGTTGAAGAGTGGGGATATGCAGGGAGGTGAGAGGGTTATGTTGATAGATGGAGACTCTAGCACCGATGATTGCAGGAGTCTCACCCATAATGTTGTTACTTATGTCTCTCCAGCTGACATGTTAATAACTCTTAGATGA